TCCATTATTAATGTTTGGCCCTCCTCCAATTTTGGGATCACATCTTCAGTGGATGTTGTTGTTGGCATGTTTGTTTCTTTGTGCTGAGAAGACTTACTGGTCCTGGTGCTCCCAGGAAGGGAGCGTCGACGAGTAGGATGCGTATGGCTGTGCTCAGCAGTGTATGTGATAATATATTGTGTAGGATCTGAACCGCTCCTTTCGACTTGTTTTCTTGCCAAACAGCCTTTCAAGCTACTGCACCTGTAGTAGCTCCTACATATATATgccaaataaacaaaagaaaattcctTAATAACATCGATAAACTATTGCTTAAAGGATGAGAGAACTCTGGAATAATATGTTATAAATTGGGCCCACACCTACACACAATAATTTGTCCGCTCTAAACCCATTGAGCCCTCACGGATTTGTCCCTCTTGGGTTAGGTCAAGGAGGCCCGACCCAACCGGTTTCCAAAGTTTACTTGAAAAACCGGTTGttgtaagttaaagaggtgGGTCACCCTTATATGTTAGACTAATTGTCCGATTCCCATAGATATATTGGGTCCGACTTTGTTGCTCCCTAACTAGCAAGTGGGCTgaggcccaactcacttaactaAGGAAAATGCTTAGTAGATATTGCAGGAAGTAAATTTGTCTTACAAAgattttcgatgtgggactttcTAACAATTTTGACGGTAGCTAGCTGTACCACATACATGTCAACTAGACAAATATACATATTCcatttttcataaaaagatGTGTGACAAGCTGTTTCCTCACCTATATTTCAATTTCCAAACCaggattttaatttttaattttttgtcctCTATCTTACAagaaaatttttgttttcaaagaaTGTTTTATGTCCATTATTCATTACTTGCACGAACTTCCTCCTTGAGAGAAGTTCTCGTGCCTAAAATGTACAACACGCTCTCCATTTGTTTCTAGGGACCGGACATACAAATTCCAATTTAGATGGTCTATTCCTCTATTATAATAGCTTAGTAGAAACTAATCCATTACACCACCTaccaagaaaacaaatgaaaaatagCATAGTTTTTCTATATTTAGCTAATCTAATTTATTCATCTGAAAGTATATTTTgttctttattaaaaaaaaaggtaaatctTTTCATTTCCTAACATTTTATCGTAAAGTTTTCATTTgacatatattttacatgtaACAAACCATGAAATTAAACTTATGTAACATGTTACAACATGTTTTTCCTCCCAAAAAAGGAGATAGAAAACTTtcattaaaaatcaaattcatgttTGCTTGTAATTTTCAGTGCAAAACCATGTTTCCATGAACACAATCACTTTTGAATTAAACAGACGGATGCCCAGATTAAAATACTAGAGGTAAAGCAAGTTCTATGGTACCTTGGATAGGGAGATCCTTTGATGGGTTTCTGGCCGTATTTACGCCAAGCCCACATATCAGATTGTGAGCCACCTTCTGCTGCTTGTTGTACCACCTTCTTGTGCAAATTCTTTCGACTGCTTAAAGGAAATGATAAGTCTCAATTTATTCTAACTTTGAAAACAaccaaagggaaaaagaaaagaaaagtcaaCTGACCTTCTTGATTTTGCTACAGAAGTAGTAGGTTTGCTACTCTCGTTAGTAATCAATTTCGGACTGATCTGTTTTTGCGGCTCTTTTGCTTCTTTGCAAGGAACAGATATGGAGGTGGTGGCAAGAGGTTGCAATACCGGAAAGAATGGCTCGTAAAGTTGGTCAGAAACTGCATCGATCTCGAAATTTTCCTTGAAACTTGAAGGAAAGTAATCGTGCTGTTGAATACTCGAAGAAGTGAAATAAGATGGAGAGTTGTCCATGAAATTGGCCGAGTCTTCAGTGTTGGCTGTCCATCCTCTTACTACTGCTTGCAGATCCCAGTCTTCTTCCATGTAAACAAATTCACTCATCATTAACTTGCTAAAGAAGGAATTATGCTATTACTTGCATATGCATGAGATAATATCCAAGAAagatttttgtttatatatatatatgtagagggATGAGATGGATGTGTTCATATGAATAAAGTCAAGTTTTGCAGTAACTGGTTTCTGGTTTTGCAAATTTTTTCATGGAGTTGACTTTTGAAAATGTCCAAAGGGCATAAAATATTGACCAATAATTTGGAAAGTTACGGATGACACTTCATTTAATTGGCCCGCGTGgacttttttaataattattttaaaaaaaatatccacCAAATTGAGATAAGATGACacgaccaaaaaaataaaactacgACTGCTCTACGTGTGGAAATGCCaggccctttttttttttcttttcttctgattttttttttcctgctgaaATAATTTTGATTTGATAATTTTTAGGTTTTAAGTTGGAAAATTGTCAATTTACTTGTTAAAAAATGCTTAATAATTTAGAAAGTCGTGCATCAAAGCCAGTTGCACCCCATGAACAAATTGGCTGGCGGGTATTAATAAAAGTGTCAAAAAAGTGGTCTGAGAGAATATTtcattcatttattattttactaaacaataaatgtaaaaaaaagaCATTTAGAAATCAGTTTTTAGTCTGAGAATAAGAACTGAGAAGAGAGTTTTCCTTTATATGGAAATCGTACGTGTGATTTCTACCAAACCTGACATACTTAGTTGGGTTTATATGACTAAATTGATGTAATAAATATGGTTGTCAAGACGGTATATGTGCTATCTTAGCCCTGTCCTCACCTCCCATAAGAGTGCTACATATTTGGTCCCCTTCCCCCCTTCCTTTATATCCTATAGAAACTAGGTATCAGCTATAGATTTTAGTTCTATATATTCTCTAAACTAAAATCCAACTAGAAGTTGTTCTACACAAAGAATAAAAGGCAAAATCGATCAGTATGCAAGATACCCTTCATTAATTAACAGTATTAAGATTGTAATTGGGTCGGAGGTGGATTGTGAAAGTGATGGTTCATTTGGGTAAGACCGTAAGAGGTTTGTATGAAAGTGTTTTAGTATTTTTATTAGATATCATTTGATATATACACATAGTTGTTCAATCACTCGAACATCCTCCCACATATTATTTGCAATGTTATGAATCCATACCTCCATatatatcaacaatattatccgctttgatTTGTCCGGGTCTTGAGCATACATCGGACATGCACGGCTTTGTTCTTCCTTAACCCAATTATTATAGGCCGAAACCCTTGTCCTTATAAAGTGGAAGGAATTCTCACATCTTACCGATGTGGTACTTCAACACAACCAGGCATAGAGCTTCTATGAAATTTACAAATCTGAAATTCCGGTATTCAATTCTTACGACCACCGGCAAAGAAAGATTTTGTGCGTTCCagtcaaaagaaagaaaaactggCTAGAATTGTAAGTCTTGGTTAGATATGCTTTGCTTGCAAGTTGCAAGAAATGGGTAGGATAAGAGGAAGATGATGAGATGTTT
This DNA window, taken from Tripterygium wilfordii isolate XIE 37 chromosome 20, ASM1340144v1, whole genome shotgun sequence, encodes the following:
- the LOC119986437 gene encoding WRKY transcription factor 22-like translates to MMSEFVYMEEDWDLQAVVRGWTANTEDSANFMDNSPSYFTSSSIQQHDYFPSSFKENFEIDAVSDQLYEPFFPVLQPLATTSISVPCKEAKEPQKQISPKLITNESSKPTTSVAKSRSRKNLHKKVVQQAAEGGSQSDMWAWRKYGQKPIKGSPYPRSYYRCSSLKGCLARKQVERSGSDPTQYIITYTAEHSHTHPTRRRSLPGSTRTSKSSQHKETNMPTTTSTEDVIPKLEEGQTLIMEDRGSDEIMKLQDMLFNDDLFPSIEDFEGFFPDQYADSFDLLTNLEQ